The Punica granatum isolate Tunisia-2019 chromosome 4, ASM765513v2, whole genome shotgun sequence genome has a window encoding:
- the LOC116204597 gene encoding G-type lectin S-receptor-like serine/threonine-protein kinase At4g27290, with protein METACSPYFCCILMTTALLFVSRLCAPVDTITSSSPMNGNQTLISDGGTFELGFFSPRNSGPVYLGIWFHNIPTRTVVWVANRDSPVNDSSSVALKIGNDGDLVLVDGTERIIWSSGIANITSKDTVVPLLDSGNLVLGDQGSISSSDDYLWQSFDHPTNTLLAGMKLGWDLRVSLDRYLTSWKREDDPSLGDFTYGFELEGLPQKFLRKYNSKVIQRSGPWEGTRFSGLGMSSLSTIRPSFVQTPDEVYYTYNVSNKSTITRTVLSHTGSLQRCLWSDQNLEWSVTYSIPNDACDEYGKCGPNAICTINSPRICSCLTGYIPKSPLDWSALGWSEGCVKKNPSSCPGKEGFRKLKGVKVPDMLQFWINTSMSLKECRDKCLSNCSCSAYSVTDIEGRGSGCLIWYGDLIDMRQLNEFSSNQNVFIRVTASDLANSNRKRWIVGAAVSASIFLALILALFVWVKSRKVRGRHVDVHSGDDIELPMLNFVAIAKATDNFSYLNKIGEGGFGPVYRGQLPNGKEIAVKRLSENSRQGSDEFKNEALFIARLQHRNLVKLLGCCIDGEERMLIYEYMPNGNVTAANSLVWRRRFDIIVGVARGLLYLHRDSRLRIIHRDLKASNVLLDSEMNPKISDFGMARAVGGDQMLEKTMRVVGTYGYMSPENAIDGIFSTKSDVFSFGVLVLEIISGRKNRAFRHPDHNFNLLGHPWKLWLEGKAFELIDEKMEDSFAVSEVMRCIQIGLLCVQRHPEDRPSMASVILMLDSQSAMLPQPKQLGFFDERNHEDVDYSLSNEMTITQIEGR; from the exons ATGGAGACCGCATGTTCCCCTTATTTCTGTTGCATTTTAATGACAACAGCCCTTCTGTTTGTATCGAGATTATGCGCACCCGTGGATACCATAACCTCGTCTAGTCCAATGAACGGCAACCAAACTCTGATTTCAGATGGAGGGACATTTGAGCTAGGATTCTTCAGCCCCAGGAATTCCGGCCCGGTGTACTTGGGGATTTGGTTCCATAACATCCCAACTAGAACTGTCGTGTGGGTGGCTAACAGGGACAGTCCCGTCAACGACTCGTCGTCTGTGGCTCTGAAGATCGGAAATGATGGAGATCTTGTCCTGGTAGATGGAACAGAAAGGATCATCTGGTCCTCCGGTATCGCAAACATTACCTCGAAAGACACAGTCGTGCCACTGTTAGACTCTGGGAATCTTGTCCTCGGAGACCAAGGCAGTATTAGCAGCTCGGATGATTACCTGTGGCAGAGCTTTGATCACCCAACCAATACTTTACTAGCAGGAATGAAGCTAGGATGGGACTTGAGAGTCAGTTTGGACCGGTATTTGACCTCGTGGAAGAGAGAGGATGACCCTTCCTTGGGTGACTTCACTTACGGGTTCGAGCTCGAGGGCTTGCCACAAAAGTTCCTCCGCAAGTACAATTCAAAGGTGATCCAGCGGAGCGGTCCATGGGAAGGGACCCGCTTCAGCGGCCTGGGCATGTCCTCCCTGTCAACCATCAGACCAAGCTTTGTGCAAACACCCGATGAGGTCTACTACACGTACAACGTCTCGAACAAGTCCACCATAACAAGAACAGTGCTGAGCCACACCGGATCACTTCAGCGCTGCCTGTGGAGCGACCAGAATCTGGAGTGGAGCGTCACGTATTCTATACCCAATGATGCGTGCGATGAGTATGGGAAATGTGGGCCCAATGCAATTTGCACCATAAACAGCCCTCGGATATGTTCTTGCTTAACTGGATATATCCCCAAATCTCCACTAGACTGGAGTGCGCTTGGTTGGTCAGAGGGATGCGTGAAGAAGAACCCATCGAGTTGTCCTGGGAAGGAAGGTTTTCGAAAGCTCAAGGGTGTTAAGGTGCCCGATATGTTGCAGTTTTGGATAAATACGAGCATGAGCCTCAAGGAGTGCCGAGACAAGTGCCTTAGCAACTGTTCTTGCTCGGCCTACTCTGTTACGGATATTGAGGGAAGAGGAAGCGGGTGTCTGATCTGGTACGGAGATCTTATCGATATGAGGCAGCTTAATGAGTTCTCAAGCAATCAGAATGTCTTCATTCGGGTAACAGCGTCAGATCTTG CAAATTCAAATAGGAAAAGGTGGATAGTGGGAGCTGCTGTTTCTGCATCCATTTTTTTAGCTTTGATCCTGGCTCTCTTTGTTTGGGTAAAGTCGAGGAAAGTACGAG GGCGACATGTAGATGTTCACTCAGGAGATGATATAGAACTGCCGATGCTGAACTTTGTGGCTATAGCAAAAGCAACCGACAACTTTTCATACTTAAACAAGATCGGAGAGGGTGGTTTCGGGCCTGTTTACAGG GGTCAATTGCCGAATGGGAAAGAAATAGCTGTCAAGAGACTGTCGGAGAATTCCCGCCAAGGTTCTGACGAGTTCAAGAATGAGGCTCTGTTTATCGCGAGACTTCAGCATCGGAACCTTGTTAAGCTTTTAGGATGCTGCATAGATGGAGAGGAGAGGATGCTGATCTACGAGTATATGCCAAATG GTAATGTTACAGCAGCTAACTCTCTTGTGTGGAGAAGGAGATTTGATATCATCGTCGGAGTTGCCCGTGGGCTTCTCTATCTACATCGAGATTCGAGACTGAGAATTATTCATCGGGATCTCAAAGCTAGCAATGTCTTACTTGACAGCGAGATGAACCCAAAAATATCGGATTTTGGCATGGCTAGGGCTGTCGGAGGCGATCAAATGTTAGAGAAGACAATGAGAGTGGTTGGGACTTA CGGGTACATGTCACCGGAAAATGCAATAGACGGGATATTTTCAACGAAATCAGATGTTTTCAGCTTCGGAGTACTGGTGCTGGAAATCATAAGCGGGAGAAAGAATAGAGCGTTTCGTCACCCCGATCACAACTTCAACCTTCTTGGACAC CCTTGGAAACTGTGGCTTGAAGGCAAAGCGTTTGAGCTAATCGATGAGAAGATGGAGGACTCATTCGCAGTGTCGGAAGTGATGAGATGCATCCAGATTGGGCTTCTGTGCGTTCAGAGACACCCTGAGGACAGACCGTCAATGGCATCAGTGATTTTGATGCTGGACAGTCAGAGTGCAATGCTGCCCCAACCCAAGCAACTGGGCTTCTTCGACGAGAGGAATCACGAGGACGTGGATTACTCTCTATCAAATGAGATGACCATTACCCAGATAGAAGGCCGTTGA
- the LOC116206123 gene encoding 26S proteasome non-ATPase regulatory subunit 7 homolog A: MDVIKTQQIAARPVDKVVVHPLVLLSIVDNYNRVAKDTRKRVVGVLLGSSFKGTVDVTNSYAVPFEEDEKDPSIWFLDHNYHDAMFSMFKRINAKEHVVGWYSTGPKLRENDLNIHALFDTYVPNPVLVIIDVQPKELGIPTKAYCTVEEVKENATQKSQKVFVHVPSEIAAHEVEEIGVEHLLRDVKDTTISTLATEVTGKLTALKGLDARLKEIRGYLDLVIDGKLPLNHEILYHLQDVFNLLPNLNVNELIKAFAVKTNDMMLVIYLSSLIRSVIALHNLINNKILNKEHEKAEDSKPVPVPAASGS; this comes from the exons ATGGACGTTATCAAGACGCAGCAGATAGCGGCGAGGCCGGTAGACAAGGTGGTAGTCCATCCTCTTGTCCTCCTCAGCATCGTCGATAACTACAACCGCGTCGCTAAGGACACCCGCAAGCGCGTCGTCGGCGTCCTCCTCGGCTCATCCTTCAAGGGCACCGTTGATGTCACCAACAGCTACGCAG TGCCTTTTGAGGAAGATGAGAAGGATCCAAGCATCTGGTTCTTGGACCACAATTACCACGACGCAATGTTTTCCATGTTCAAGAGAATTAATG cAAAGGAGCATGTTGTTGGCTGGTATAGCACTGGTCCGAAGCTGCGGGAGAACGATCTGAATATTCATGCTCTCTTCGATAC CTATGTCCCTAATCCAGTGCTGGTCATCATAGATGTCCAGCCTAAAGAACTTGGCATACCTACAAAAGCCTACTGCACTGTTGAAGAGGTTAAGGAG AATGCCACGCAGAAAAGTCAGAAGGTGTTTGTGCATGTGCCATCTGAGATTGCTGCTCATGAAGTCGAAGAAATAG GTGTGGAACACTTGCTCAGGGATGTGAAGGATACAACCATCAGCACTCTTGCTACAGAG GTAACTGGGAAACTTACTGCATTAAAAGGGTTGGATGCTCGACTGAAGGAGATCAGGGGTTATCTTGATCTTGTAATTGATGGAAAGCTTCCATTGAATCACGAAATCTTGTACCATCTTCAG GATGTCTTCAATCTTCTTCCAAATCTCAACGtcaatgaattgatcaaggCTTTTGCAG TTAAAACAAATGACATGATGCTTGTTATATATCTTTCGTCCCTCATTCGAAGCGTCATAGCTCTCCATAACTTGATCAACAATAAG ATACTCAACAAGGAACATGAAAAGGCAGAGGACTCAAAGCCAGTTCCTGTGCCCGCTGCTTCCGGGAGCTAG